Proteins from a single region of Blastocatellia bacterium:
- a CDS encoding NAD(+)/NADH kinase, with amino-acid sequence MIQMRRLDIHRVGLLVKPKITGADPVIEKLSQILEAHGAELWAEEIVEKMSPHCRAQFVSREELASSVDLLIVLGGDGTMLAASRLVGERRIPVLGVNFGGLGYLTEFTLDELFPMVEALFTGEVAIDSRMRLDAGVSREGRAVAQYCVLNDAVVNKSALARMIEIECFVDAHYVTTFRADGIIVSTPTGSTAYSLSAGGPIVHPAVSAIIVTPICPHMLTNRPLVISDESEVMLRLRTAREEVTLTLDGQVGFALQAGDEVRARKSARMFDLICPMNKNYFQVLRDKLHWGR; translated from the coding sequence ATGATTCAGATGCGCCGATTGGACATTCACCGCGTTGGTCTCCTGGTGAAACCCAAGATCACCGGGGCCGATCCGGTCATCGAGAAACTCTCGCAGATACTCGAGGCGCACGGCGCCGAGCTGTGGGCCGAAGAGATCGTCGAGAAGATGTCGCCTCATTGTCGGGCGCAGTTTGTGTCCCGCGAGGAGCTGGCGTCCTCGGTGGATCTGCTCATTGTGCTGGGCGGCGATGGAACCATGCTGGCGGCCTCGCGCCTGGTGGGAGAGCGGCGCATCCCCGTGCTCGGCGTTAATTTTGGCGGTCTGGGGTATCTCACCGAGTTCACTCTCGATGAGTTGTTCCCCATGGTGGAGGCCCTCTTCACCGGCGAGGTGGCCATTGACTCGCGCATGCGACTCGATGCCGGCGTCTCCCGTGAGGGACGGGCGGTCGCCCAGTATTGCGTTCTCAACGATGCCGTGGTGAACAAAAGCGCCCTCGCCCGCATGATCGAAATCGAATGCTTCGTTGATGCTCACTATGTGACGACGTTCCGGGCCGATGGCATCATCGTGTCTACCCCGACGGGATCAACCGCCTACTCGCTCTCCGCCGGAGGACCCATCGTTCACCCGGCGGTGAGCGCCATCATCGTCACGCCGATCTGTCCTCACATGCTCACGAATCGTCCTCTCGTCATCAGCGATGAGTCGGAGGTGATGCTGCGCCTCCGCACGGCCCGCGAAGAAGTCACCCTCACGCTCGATGGTCAGGTGGGTTTCGCCCTCCAGGCCGGAGATGAAGTCCGGGCGCGAAAAAGCGCTCGGATGTTCGATCTCATCTGCCCGATGAACAAGAACTACTTCCAGGTCCTGCGAGACAAGCTCCACTGGGGCCGCTGA